The genome window GCTCAATGTCCCTAAGGTCAGCCTTTTGGATTACCACAAGTTCGCTGACCCTCATGCCTGTATTAAGAGCGACCTCTATGAGATCTACATATAGTTGCCCAGAGAGAGCCGCAAGTTCAAAGATGGCATCAAGGTCATCATCGCGAAGTATTCGTCGGTTACCCTTTTCTACTTTGAAAAAAAGGCTTGCACCGGAATATCTATTAGGGACTAATGGGTTCTCACCTTCAAACATTTTTCTGTGCGGATACTCATCACTTGCTGGTGTAACGATACAGTAATTCAGCAAGCTTCGAAGTCTTCCTAGTATTTCATTGCTAGTTGATTTTGAAAGTTTGTTAGAGCGACGAGAATTTAGATTCTTTCGTAGTAATTGTTTTTTCTCAAGCTCTTTTCTGAAAGCTAAGATTCTTTTGTGCGTTAGGCTGTTCAGTTGTAGATCACCCAAATGAGGTATGATATGATTTAGCATAACTGAGTTGTAACTTGTGATTGTGGAATTTTTTTTATCGCTATCAACTGCCCATTGTAAAAAGTCTTTTGCCGCCTTTTTTACGGTTACGCGTGTCGCCTGTTCTTCTGCAATGCTATCAAGTAACTTTCTTTTATCTTCTTTCCGTTTTTGTTTCTTCGCTTCTCTGAGCTCTTTTACGCTCTGTGCCCCTTCTCCTAGTTTGATATTTCTTTTGAGAATTTTCTGAATTCGAAGTGCCTCTTCAAAAGTCATTCCTTCACTGAGCCAGCCAAGACCATGATCTGTGACTTTACCATCGATTCTTAGTCTGAGAATTAAGTACATGTCTTTCTTTCGACTGCCGGGTGCTACTTTTCTTGTAAGGTGAATTCGATAGTAAATTCCTGGAAAATCAGAACTATGTCTTTTGGACATGTGATGCTCCTGTCCCATCATTTGTCCCTCAATGTGTCTATGTTATGCCTTGCTTAGCGAAAGAGCTTTTATACTAACACATTGTTTTATAAGGGTTTCTATGTGATGAGAACAGAACTCATACCCTGTTCTTTTTTTATGCAAAAAAAGCCGGAGAGCATACGCTCTCCGGCTGGAACTGCATTGTTGCGCTTGGCTAAGCGCTGACCACAAGATGCATTAACTAGTAAGAGTACTGGAAGCCGATTGCAGCTTTGAATACAGCTTCTTCACCAGAAACAGATTTGTAATCTGGGTTCAAGTAGCCGAGTTCAACGATAGCTGCGAGGTTTTCGTACATCTGCCAGTTGGTGTCAAAGTTGAATTCCCAAGCACGGTCTTCGTCAGTTGGGAAAGTGTTAACAAGGCTTGAGCCTGAGTAATCAGAAGTACCCTGCATCCATGCAACTTTAAAGTCGTGAGTTACGTTCTCGATGAAAGAGATGTCTGTTGCGCCGAGAACTACACCCATTGTACCGATACCGGAAGTAGTAAATGCGTTATCTGTGGTGTCGAAGAAGCCACCGTCAGTACCGAGGTTGGTAAGAGCAAGACCACCAGCAGAAATTTCTGGCATGAGTTCGCCGTCGCCTGTGAGGCTGTCGTCATCACCGGAGGAGTACCAGAGATCGAGAGTAGGAGTCCAAGTTTCTAATTTGTAGTCACCGTGGAGGAGTACGTAGAAGCCACTCTGGTCACGGCTGTTAGGGTTAGCAGCGCCAACTGCCATGTCAGAACCATCAGAC of Halodesulfovibrio sp. contains these proteins:
- a CDS encoding tyrosine-type recombinase/integrase — protein: MSKRHSSDFPGIYYRIHLTRKVAPGSRKKDMYLILRLRIDGKVTDHGLGWLSEGMTFEEALRIQKILKRNIKLGEGAQSVKELREAKKQKRKEDKRKLLDSIAEEQATRVTVKKAAKDFLQWAVDSDKKNSTITSYNSVMLNHIIPHLGDLQLNSLTHKRILAFRKELEKKQLLRKNLNSRRSNKLSKSTSNEILGRLRSLLNYCIVTPASDEYPHRKMFEGENPLVPNRYSGASLFFKVEKGNRRILRDDDLDAIFELAALSGQLYVDLIEVALNTGMRVSELVVIQKADLRDIERQILYIPKGKTGPRTIRFPARLLHIFERRLQQNSRYIFPGKGRTGHITTTSASGKFTNICRKLKINEHVEDNQTRATFHTLRSMCAVNMLVAKYDIAIVSSQLGHSDVRITMDYYLPIAEMLLEGSTGGYSKYNGFLSFDEH